TTCGCGCCTCCTCGCCGCGCTATGATGCCGAGCTGACGATCATTCGCGTCGATTGGGATGCCTATGGCACGGGCGAATTGTCGCGCGCACTGGCCATTCCGCGCCGCTCGACCCTGATTGCGCTGAACGGCGACAGGGAGTTGTCGCGGATCATTGCAGGGACGCGCGAAGCCGAGATCCGGCAACTGTTTGATCGCGCACTTGCGGGATAGGCTTTGGCAAAACACGTGGCCCTGCATCCGCGTCATTTCGCGGATGCAGGGCCTTATTGTATCTCAGGACTTGAACGCGCGCGACCAGATCAGCGTTTTGCCTTGCCAGCGTCCAGGCCAAACAGGTGATCCAGCGATAGCCGACCCGGTCCCTGAGCAACCGTGACCAAAAGGGCGGTCGCCCAAAGCCCATGCGTGACCCATGCGTCCGGAAAGACAAAGATCTGGATGACCGCAGTCATGATCAGCAACCCCAGCGCCGAAAACCGTGCAAACACCCCCAGTATCAACAGGATCGGCAAGACATGTTCTGCGACCGTGGCCAGCACTGCGGCTGGCGCATGCGGGATCAGGGGCAGCGCATAGACATGTTCGAACAGGAAATAGGTCGAGTCCTTGATCGAAAAGCCATCGACCTTGGTGCGTGCGGATTGCCAGAATACCACTGCAGGAAAGACCCGCGCGGCAAAAGCGAGCAGATCCTGCGGAACGTGGCCCCCCAGTGCGTTTATCTGGCGGATCAGATCACGGCTGCGGACGGCTAGGCTCTGATCTGATGTTGTCTCGGTGGTATGGGTCATCTGGGCGCTCCTGTGTCTATGATCAGGCCATGACGCAGCAACAGTGTCAGGGCGGGGGTTGGGTCAGCTTTTTTGGCGGCAAGGCCGAGTGTTTCGCCGTTGTAGAGTGCCGAGAGCACTGCAAATGTATCCGGCTCAACACGCTCTACGATCACGGTGAAATCCGGCTGCCGTGCGATCAGCGCATGATCGGGGCCGGGCGAAAGCGGCGCGCCAGTGGCACCCGTCTGATGGGCTTGCCAGATTTGCACGGCCGACAAAGACGAGGTGAACAATACGACAGATGGGTGCAATGCCAGCCGCAGCGATTCAAGATCTGCGCCGGCAAGCGCATCCGGGGCGACGGGATCGGCATCAGCGGCGTGACACGCGTAGCCACGGGCGTATTCCAGCCGCGCGACATCGCCTAGAAAGGGCAGATGCGCGACTGGCGGGAAGCCATCCAGAAAACCGGCAAAGTTATTTCCCCAGCGCAGCATGACAGGGTCTGACGGCGGTGCGGCAGCAATAAAAACCCGCGCCATCGCAGTAAAGAATTCGACGCCGACAAGCTGTTCGATCACCGGAAAACGTGCGGCAAGGGCACGGGTCAGGCTGTGCTGGACATTGTTGCGATAGACTTTGAAGCGCTGCGTGACCTCGCTTGGCTCTGGCGCGGTGATCCCGGCAGGCGCCCCTGCCCCCCAGAGCGCTGCGTTGAAGGCAGCCTCTGTCTCAGCATGGGACAGATCATGCCGCATGGGACTGCCCTTTCTGAAGCCCTGCCAGAATGGCTTTCGCGCGGGCTGCCTCGGATAGCAGCACCGGGTAATCCGGCACGGCGGTATCCCATTCGATCAGTGTCGGCAGTGGGCCGGTCTGTTCCAGAACATACGCATAGAGCGCCCAGACAGGGTCTGCGACCGGCGCGCCATGACTGTCGATCAGAAGCGGGCCCGAGGGCAGTTCTTCGGTATCATGCCCAGCCAGATGAATTTCGCCCACAGCCGCCCGCGGGAAAGCCGCCAGATAGGCGCGCGCGTCAAAGCGGTGATTGGTGGCCGACACAAAGACATTGTTGATGTCCAGAAGCAGCCCGCAGCCGGTGCGGCGGGTAATTTCGGTCAGAAACTCCGTCTCGGCCCATGTGGACTGGTCGAATGTGACATAGGTGGCCGGATTTTCCAGCAGCATCCGGCAGCCAAGCCTGTCCTGC
The Roseinatronobacter monicus DNA segment above includes these coding regions:
- a CDS encoding thioredoxin family protein, with the translated sequence MLTRRHLLATGLALALFPTTLAAGIQAYTPGLAEQAMREGKRIVLIFGADWCSTCRRQERIINDLRASSPRYDAELTIIRVDWDAYGTGELSRALAIPRRSTLIALNGDRELSRIIAGTREAEIRQLFDRALAG
- a CDS encoding DNA-binding domain-containing protein, encoding MRHDLSHAETEAAFNAALWGAGAPAGITAPEPSEVTQRFKVYRNNVQHSLTRALAARFPVIEQLVGVEFFTAMARVFIAAAPPSDPVMLRWGNNFAGFLDGFPPVAHLPFLGDVARLEYARGYACHAADADPVAPDALAGADLESLRLALHPSVVLFTSSLSAVQIWQAHQTGATGAPLSPGPDHALIARQPDFTVIVERVEPDTFAVLSALYNGETLGLAAKKADPTPALTLLLRHGLIIDTGAPR
- a CDS encoding DUF692 domain-containing protein, encoding MTQLPQTTGLGFKPEHFHAILAQPGAVGFFEVHAENYMGDGGAPHAMLTALRTDHALSIHGVGLSIGGAGGLNHDHLDRLRQLIDRYQPASFSEHLAWSSHGAAWLNDLLPLPYTQETLVTICTHIDQVQDRLGCRMLLENPATYVTFDQSTWAETEFLTEITRRTGCGLLLDINNVFVSATNHRFDARAYLAAFPRAAVGEIHLAGHDTEELPSGPLLIDSHGAPVADPVWALYAYVLEQTGPLPTLIEWDTAVPDYPVLLSEAARAKAILAGLQKGQSHAA
- a CDS encoding DoxX family protein, producing MTHTTETTSDQSLAVRSRDLIRQINALGGHVPQDLLAFAARVFPAVVFWQSARTKVDGFSIKDSTYFLFEHVYALPLIPHAPAAVLATVAEHVLPILLILGVFARFSALGLLIMTAVIQIFVFPDAWVTHGLWATALLVTVAQGPGRLSLDHLFGLDAGKAKR